One bacterium DNA window includes the following coding sequences:
- a CDS encoding PAS domain S-box protein, giving the protein MKSTETSHDNARVKRLRSYHILDTESEQRFDDLARLASHICGTPVAMITLIDSDRQWVKSSIGFPPVHVPRDVAFCSHTILGDELLIVRDASEDKRFKHHPLVTGETQLRFYAGMPFFSFDGFALGSLCVLDNKPRDLSDAQKEALRALAHQVEDQLELRRHLMNMQSQINEKTIADEETRRREMYIRKILETSRDGVLVEENEKVVFMNTAYARLFGRTSADELMGLHLSELAAPHDLPRLLEYGRRRSLGEEVPSLYDFQIRNKSGDFVDVEASVSVFTHEDKKYIITFARDIMERKRHEKEREKLIAELQAALGEVKTLSGLLPICASCKKIRDDKGYWNQLEYYIEANTKAMLTHGICPECVQKLYPEDDA; this is encoded by the coding sequence ATGAAATCCACAGAGACCTCCCACGATAACGCACGCGTAAAACGTCTCCGTTCGTATCATATCTTGGATACGGAGTCGGAACAACGTTTTGATGATTTGGCACGTTTGGCTTCCCATATCTGCGGGACGCCGGTCGCGATGATCACATTGATAGACAGCGATCGTCAGTGGGTCAAATCATCGATAGGTTTTCCGCCGGTACACGTACCGCGCGACGTAGCATTTTGCTCTCACACGATTCTTGGCGACGAACTATTGATCGTTCGTGATGCGTCCGAAGATAAACGTTTCAAACATCATCCGTTGGTTACCGGCGAGACGCAACTTCGGTTTTATGCCGGCATGCCGTTTTTTTCGTTTGACGGTTTTGCGCTGGGTTCACTATGCGTTTTAGATAATAAGCCGCGCGATCTGAGCGATGCACAAAAAGAGGCTTTACGCGCATTGGCGCACCAGGTAGAAGATCAATTGGAATTACGTCGTCATCTTATGAATATGCAATCGCAGATAAACGAAAAAACGATTGCCGACGAAGAAACACGTCGCCGTGAAATGTACATTCGCAAAATATTAGAAACTTCACGAGACGGTGTTTTAGTAGAAGAAAACGAAAAAGTTGTTTTTATGAATACGGCCTATGCAAGGCTGTTTGGGCGAACGAGCGCAGATGAATTGATGGGTTTGCATCTTTCGGAATTGGCTGCACCGCATGATTTGCCGAGGCTTTTGGAGTATGGTCGTCGCCGCTCATTGGGCGAAGAAGTACCTTCGTTGTATGATTTCCAGATACGTAATAAGAGCGGCGACTTTGTAGATGTTGAAGCGTCGGTATCCGTTTTTACGCATGAAGATAAAAAGTACATCATCACGTTTGCGCGTGATATCATGGAACGTAAACGTCATGAAAAAGAAAGAGAAAAGCTGATTGCCGAATTGCAAGCGGCCTTGGGCGAAGTCAAAACGCTGAGCGGGCTTTTACCGATATGTGCATCGTGTAAAAAAATTCGCGATGATAAAGGCTATTGGAATCAGTTAGAATATTATATTGAAGCGAACACAAAAGCTATGTTGACGCATGGCATCTGTCCCGAGTGTGTACAAAAACTGTATCCGGAAGATGATGCATAG
- a CDS encoding helix-hairpin-helix domain-containing protein, which translates to MKTRHRTNRISVIREFMQIPGVGKSIAQDFWDMGFRSVGELAKKNPEKLYEDFCTRRGEIVDRCMLYVFRCAVYYASHPDREPEKLKWWNWSDKKISSLSIH; encoded by the coding sequence ATGAAAACACGACACCGTACGAACAGAATATCCGTAATACGTGAATTTATGCAAATCCCAGGCGTGGGCAAAAGTATAGCCCAAGACTTTTGGGATATGGGCTTTCGTTCCGTAGGCGAATTAGCCAAAAAAAATCCGGAAAAACTGTATGAGGACTTTTGTACACGGCGTGGCGAGATCGTAGATCGCTGTATGTTATATGTTTTTCGCTGTGCCGTTTATTATGCATCGCACCCGGACCGGGAACCGGAAAAATTGAAATGGTGGAACTGGAGTGATAAAAAGATTTCTTCCCTCTCAATACATTAA
- a CDS encoding TonB-dependent receptor — protein sequence MKWFRWIGIIFLFGCSSIFAGNGNETENKTIGVISGRVTEENSGAPLAYANVAVAGTILGAVSDAEGFFKIIKVPQGIYTIVATYIGYEKKALDNVKVKTGETTHIEVRLAVSEITSEEIVVSATRKETTANLAPASVGVITAEEMQKKNISTFDQAIESAPSVQLTRSSGSNVQAVSIRGSSEVAGAGVGNRVLLLIDGRPALSPESGGALWNLVPTNSIERIEVVKGAYSSLYGSSAMGGVINVITKNPSPVAVTRIHTEDGFYEKAPGWTGYDAYNAFNTIEVAHSRRVGNLSYLIEAGHRHNDGHRQNTEFDMINLYGKTAYHFANNKNLQLAMNYNHVANDYPATWLSFLQPYHVAPAKLDNRQKRSEFSTDLYYYSIPTSELKYSSRFYYYTNNSEYTFWKDSSRMGNERIRQTSINNHRIGNVTQFDYYMSERHYMISGMEMQLDFVDARPANTLYGKHTAYNVAAYSQDEIKLSDRLTTTFGLRYDYNKIVDGYGEGNFSPKVSTVYEIQKDWSVRALVAQAFRNPSIAERYIKYEQGGNLHFHQNPNLKSEKLYASFEVGTKFKITDFTSYDISLFWNEYKNMIAYIADTAVAYQGYYKVVNLNRARMRGVEASIHVFYKQYLNASAGYTLLDARDISKDAGTRDVGYTSGNHDLPYKAKHSFNFNIDAGYEPVSLNLNGRYNSAIREVSIYPGSEPDAFFVLNGKLSVEFVPKCSVYIAVQNITNTQYEEIERYRMPGRSYMIGWSIQF from the coding sequence ATGAAATGGTTTCGATGGATAGGTATCATCTTTCTTTTTGGTTGTTCTAGTATATTTGCCGGTAATGGTAACGAGACCGAGAACAAAACGATCGGTGTAATCAGCGGTCGAGTAACAGAAGAAAATTCCGGTGCACCGCTGGCATATGCGAATGTGGCTGTGGCCGGTACTATACTCGGTGCCGTTTCCGATGCGGAGGGTTTTTTTAAAATAATCAAAGTGCCCCAAGGGATCTATACGATCGTCGCAACGTATATCGGATACGAAAAAAAAGCCTTAGATAATGTGAAAGTAAAAACCGGTGAAACGACGCATATAGAGGTACGTTTGGCCGTTTCGGAAATCACATCTGAAGAGATCGTCGTGTCGGCGACACGTAAGGAGACCACAGCCAATTTGGCGCCGGCCAGCGTCGGTGTGATCACCGCCGAAGAGATGCAGAAAAAAAATATTTCGACCTTTGATCAGGCGATTGAGTCTGCGCCCAGTGTACAATTGACCCGCTCTTCGGGATCCAATGTGCAGGCGGTTTCGATTCGCGGCTCATCGGAAGTGGCGGGTGCAGGCGTCGGCAACCGTGTGCTGCTGCTTATAGACGGACGACCTGCGTTGAGCCCGGAATCCGGCGGTGCGTTGTGGAATTTGGTTCCGACCAACTCCATCGAGCGTATTGAAGTAGTCAAAGGCGCTTATTCCTCGCTGTATGGGTCATCGGCAATGGGCGGTGTGATCAATGTTATTACTAAAAATCCGTCACCGGTTGCTGTGACACGGATTCATACCGAAGATGGTTTTTATGAGAAAGCTCCCGGCTGGACCGGTTACGATGCGTATAATGCATTTAACACAATCGAAGTAGCACATAGTCGCCGCGTCGGTAACTTATCGTATCTTATCGAGGCTGGTCACCGCCACAACGACGGCCATCGTCAAAATACAGAATTTGATATGATCAATCTTTACGGTAAAACAGCGTATCATTTTGCTAATAATAAAAATCTGCAACTCGCAATGAATTATAATCATGTGGCTAATGACTATCCGGCCACGTGGCTCAGTTTTTTACAGCCGTATCATGTCGCACCGGCAAAACTGGATAATCGCCAGAAACGGAGCGAATTTAGCACGGACTTATATTATTATTCGATACCGACTTCAGAATTGAAATACTCATCGCGGTTCTATTATTACACGAATAATTCCGAGTACACGTTTTGGAAAGATTCGAGCCGAATGGGTAACGAACGTATCCGCCAGACTTCGATCAATAATCATCGTATCGGTAATGTAACACAGTTTGACTATTATATGTCCGAACGGCACTACATGATTTCAGGTATGGAAATGCAGCTGGATTTTGTGGATGCAAGGCCGGCCAATACATTGTATGGTAAACATACAGCGTATAATGTAGCCGCATATTCTCAAGATGAAATCAAACTCAGCGATCGCCTCACGACGACATTCGGTCTTCGCTATGATTACAACAAAATTGTCGATGGATATGGCGAGGGTAATTTTAGTCCTAAGGTTTCAACCGTATATGAAATTCAAAAAGATTGGTCGGTTCGTGCTTTGGTAGCGCAGGCGTTTCGTAACCCGTCCATCGCCGAACGTTATATCAAATACGAACAGGGTGGCAATTTGCACTTTCATCAGAACCCTAATCTCAAATCGGAAAAACTCTACGCGTCGTTTGAAGTCGGGACCAAATTTAAAATCACAGATTTTACATCGTACGATATTTCGCTATTCTGGAATGAATACAAAAACATGATCGCGTATATTGCCGATACGGCGGTGGCGTATCAAGGATATTACAAAGTCGTCAATCTCAATCGTGCCCGCATGCGCGGCGTCGAAGCGAGCATCCACGTTTTTTACAAACAGTATCTCAATGCTTCGGCGGGATATACATTACTTGATGCGCGGGACATATCCAAAGATGCGGGAACCCGCGATGTCGGTTATACTTCAGGCAATCATGATCTGCCGTACAAAGCCAAACATTCATTCAATTTTAACATAGACGCTGGCTACGAGCCGGTCAGTCTTAATCTCAATGGTCGTTATAACAGCGCCATTCGTGAAGTTTCCATTTATCCCGGGAGCGAACCGGACGCTTTTTTTGTTTTGAATGGCAAACTCTCCGTGGAGTTTGTACCCAAATGTAGCGTGTATATAGCAGTGCAAAACATTACGAATACGCAATACGAAGAGATCGAGCGGTATCGTATGCCCGGACGGAGTTATATGATCGGTTGGTCAATACAGTTTTGA
- a CDS encoding M20/M25/M40 family metallo-hydrolase, whose protein sequence is MKRRIRNKILRLSLIASTLFFLIKPVYAQIDASILRRHVQKLSGDEMEGRGTGEPGEAEARGYIASEFKRYGLTAYGANNGFLQKFEFRPRNSSNPHAAIDTTQPVRSAYNVIAYLNNSAENTIIIGAHYDHLGLGRQGGSLDPNPEGKIHNGADDNASGTAGLLELARFYRQNKIKEKYNFLFIAFSGEELGLLGSKAFTANPSIDLNKVHLMINMDMIGRLDSARRLMIYGTGTSPVLENLIRNTSHDFQIKTDSSGIGPSDHTSFYLKNIPVLHFFTGSHPDYHKPSDDADKVNYDGQKDVLEYIQRIIEKVEAMPKLAFTATRNNSTASDSPRFKVTLGILPDYAFTGGMRVDGVTDGKPAAVAGLKAGDVIVQIGEHVVFDIQTYMQALSKFTKGETTSVKIKRGEDTLDMKVVF, encoded by the coding sequence ATGAAGCGCCGCATTCGTAACAAAATTTTACGTCTCAGTCTCATCGCATCAACTTTGTTTTTTTTGATTAAACCGGTATATGCACAAATCGACGCATCTATCCTGAGACGGCATGTCCAAAAACTCAGCGGTGATGAAATGGAAGGTCGCGGAACCGGCGAACCGGGTGAAGCCGAAGCACGAGGTTACATAGCATCGGAATTTAAGCGCTATGGCTTAACAGCGTACGGCGCCAACAACGGATTTCTTCAAAAGTTTGAATTTCGCCCGCGTAATAGCAGTAATCCCCATGCGGCGATAGATACTACGCAACCTGTACGATCCGCGTATAACGTGATTGCTTATCTGAATAATAGCGCTGAAAATACGATCATTATCGGCGCGCACTACGATCACCTCGGGCTAGGTCGGCAAGGCGGGTCTCTTGATCCCAACCCGGAAGGAAAAATTCACAACGGCGCTGATGATAATGCATCGGGAACGGCAGGGTTGCTTGAATTGGCTCGCTTTTACAGGCAGAACAAAATTAAAGAAAAATATAATTTTTTGTTTATCGCCTTCTCCGGCGAAGAACTTGGTTTATTGGGATCAAAGGCGTTTACGGCCAATCCGAGCATTGATCTCAATAAAGTCCATCTTATGATTAATATGGATATGATCGGACGTTTGGATTCGGCTCGACGTCTCATGATATATGGCACGGGGACAAGCCCGGTATTAGAAAATCTTATTCGTAATACATCGCATGATTTTCAAATCAAAACGGATTCCAGCGGCATTGGGCCCTCGGATCATACCAGTTTTTATTTGAAAAATATTCCCGTACTGCATTTTTTCACAGGATCACATCCGGATTATCACAAACCGAGCGATGACGCCGACAAAGTAAATTATGACGGTCAAAAAGATGTATTGGAGTATATTCAGCGCATTATCGAAAAAGTCGAAGCCATGCCTAAATTGGCCTTTACGGCGACGCGCAATAATTCTACCGCAAGTGATTCGCCCCGGTTTAAAGTAACACTTGGTATTTTACCGGATTACGCGTTTACCGGCGGCATGCGGGTGGATGGTGTCACAGACGGAAAACCGGCGGCTGTAGCAGGTCTAAAAGCCGGTGATGTCATCGTTCAAATCGGAGAGCACGTCGTTTTTGATATCCAAACATACATGCAAGCGTTGTCAAAATTTACAAAAGGCGAAACGACCAGTGTAAAAATAAAACGCGGAGAAGACACGCTGGATATGAAAGTGGTGTTTTGA
- a CDS encoding PD40 domain-containing protein produces the protein MSALLRWVLLTVTGVVMAQTPSTEKHLKNLRQLTFGGDNAEAYFSFDGKKLTFQSNNPAWGMSCDQIFMMDIASADSMYKPKQLSTGLGRTTCSYFLKGDTRIVYASTHLGGKDCPPPPPSRSDRKYLWQIFDTYDIFVADTEGRILQPLTQTPGYDAEATVSPQGDKIVFTSTRSGDLELWTMNTDGSQLKQVTHDLGYDGGAFFSPDGKKLVFRASRPKTEDEIKEYKELLSQGLVAPTNMEIYTCNVDGSDLRQITQLGKANWAPFFHPSGKKIIFSSNHHSQRGYDFQLYMINLDGNGLERITHESIFNAFPMFSPDGKRLIFSSNRNNNGTRDTNLFIADWED, from the coding sequence ATGAGTGCACTGTTGCGATGGGTTCTTTTGACGGTTACGGGCGTAGTGATGGCGCAAACGCCGTCAACGGAGAAGCATCTTAAAAACCTGCGTCAATTGACGTTTGGCGGAGACAATGCGGAAGCGTATTTTAGTTTTGACGGAAAGAAGTTGACTTTTCAAAGCAATAATCCGGCGTGGGGCATGTCCTGTGATCAGATTTTTATGATGGATATTGCAAGCGCCGATTCTATGTACAAACCAAAACAGTTGAGTACAGGATTAGGTCGTACGACGTGTTCTTATTTTCTTAAAGGCGATACGCGCATTGTCTATGCTTCGACGCATCTTGGCGGAAAGGATTGCCCGCCCCCGCCGCCCTCCCGCAGCGATCGCAAATATCTGTGGCAGATTTTTGATACGTATGACATTTTTGTAGCCGATACCGAGGGGCGTATTTTACAACCATTGACACAAACGCCGGGTTATGATGCCGAAGCGACGGTTTCACCGCAAGGTGATAAGATTGTTTTTACCAGTACGCGTTCCGGAGACCTCGAACTTTGGACTATGAATACCGACGGTTCGCAACTCAAACAAGTCACCCACGATCTTGGTTACGACGGCGGGGCCTTTTTTTCGCCGGACGGGAAAAAACTGGTTTTCCGTGCTTCACGCCCTAAAACTGAAGATGAAATCAAAGAGTACAAAGAGCTTTTGAGTCAAGGTTTGGTTGCACCGACCAATATGGAAATCTATACATGCAATGTGGATGGTTCGGATCTGCGGCAGATCACCCAACTTGGTAAGGCCAACTGGGCGCCGTTTTTTCACCCGTCCGGAAAAAAAATAATTTTTTCATCCAATCATCACTCCCAACGCGGCTATGATTTTCAACTTTATATGATCAATCTCGACGGCAACGGACTGGAGCGCATTACGCACGAAAGCATCTTTAATGCATTTCCCATGTTTTCGCCGGACGGGAAACGCTTGATTTTTTCGTCCAATCGTAATAATAACGGAACACGAGATACTAATTTATTTATCGCCGATTGGGAGGATTGA
- a CDS encoding RNA polymerase sigma factor, whose protein sequence is MTDQEIIAIFQSAEGAKRDQVFGDIVHRYRERLYAIIMGFTNDHDETDDLLQETFIKAYQHLHTFRAESSLYTWLCRIAINLSISYTRKRKLRQFFSVDAMEEILPSGQDGPDATTEKTELRKHIKRAVDQLSEKQKKVFILRYYDELSHAEIAQITGNSEGTIKANFFHAMNKVQAYLEKHYFEKGKPHA, encoded by the coding sequence ATGACGGATCAGGAAATCATAGCAATATTTCAATCAGCCGAAGGCGCGAAACGTGATCAGGTTTTCGGCGACATCGTGCATCGGTATCGAGAGAGACTGTATGCGATCATCATGGGTTTTACCAATGATCATGACGAAACAGATGACTTGCTTCAGGAAACATTTATCAAGGCGTATCAGCACTTGCATACATTTCGCGCCGAAAGTTCTTTGTACACATGGCTTTGTCGCATCGCAATCAATCTTTCGATTTCATATACGCGCAAAAGAAAATTGCGTCAGTTTTTCAGCGTAGATGCGATGGAAGAAATTTTACCATCCGGACAAGATGGGCCGGACGCGACAACGGAAAAAACGGAACTGCGAAAGCATATCAAAAGAGCCGTTGATCAGTTATCGGAAAAACAAAAAAAGGTTTTTATTTTGCGTTATTATGATGAACTCAGCCATGCTGAAATTGCACAAATAACCGGAAATTCCGAAGGAACAATCAAAGCCAATTTTTTTCATGCGATGAATAAAGTACAGGCGTATTTAGAAAAACATTATTTTGAAAAAGGAAAACCCCATGCGTGA
- a CDS encoding NapC/NirT family cytochrome c: protein MRRLFPPSLYNMVSMSGAALSVTSFAVFIFLFLIEFTADHSNPYMGIFTFMVAPAFLILGLLMIAYGAWREKKRIARGTPSEGHLPHIDLNDPRHRRATAVFFFGTIILLGLSAFGSMEVLEYSDSVQFCGEVCHNVMHPEYTAYAHSPHARVPCAECHIGSGAEWFVKAKISGAYQVYSVLFNKFSKPIPTPIENLRPAQQTCEQCHWPRHFFSEKQRALTYYVSDENNTKWTLNLLMRIGGGNELSGNTDGIHWHMNIANEVDYVSTDHKRQEIPWVRIRDKKTGKETVYQSTENKISEAELKNHETRRMDCIDCHNRPSHKYNHPANQVNQYMQLGWIDPSLPYAKNISIKALEIPYTSTSRAMDSIAIVIRDFYSQNYPDISKHQSAKVDKAIQETQKIYSRNYFPEMRADWRGYPDNIGHMYAAGCFRCHDGKHKSDDGKVISRDCNVCHTLLAQKFENDKQEVSMQGLNYRHPVNVDKAWQEMSCYDCHNDKK from the coding sequence ATGAGACGATTATTTCCTCCGTCACTCTATAATATGGTAAGTATGAGTGGCGCCGCATTGTCGGTTACTAGTTTTGCCGTCTTTATTTTCCTTTTTCTTATCGAATTTACGGCGGATCATAGCAATCCGTACATGGGTATTTTTACTTTCATGGTAGCGCCGGCGTTTCTGATACTCGGTTTATTGATGATTGCATATGGCGCATGGCGCGAAAAGAAACGTATTGCGCGCGGAACACCCTCCGAAGGACATCTACCACACATAGACCTCAATGATCCGCGTCATCGCCGCGCAACCGCCGTGTTTTTTTTCGGAACGATTATTTTGCTCGGTTTATCGGCGTTTGGCAGTATGGAAGTTTTAGAATATTCGGATTCGGTACAGTTTTGTGGTGAAGTTTGCCATAATGTCATGCACCCCGAATATACGGCCTATGCGCATTCACCGCATGCACGCGTCCCATGTGCCGAGTGTCACATAGGCTCCGGTGCGGAATGGTTTGTTAAAGCTAAAATTTCCGGTGCGTATCAGGTATATTCGGTGCTTTTTAATAAATTTTCTAAACCGATACCGACGCCCATTGAGAATCTGCGTCCCGCACAACAAACATGCGAACAGTGCCACTGGCCACGCCATTTTTTCAGTGAAAAGCAACGCGCCCTTACGTATTACGTTTCAGATGAGAACAATACCAAATGGACGCTGAATTTACTTATGCGCATCGGCGGTGGCAATGAACTGTCCGGTAACACCGACGGTATTCACTGGCACATGAATATTGCCAATGAAGTGGACTATGTCTCTACCGATCACAAACGTCAGGAAATTCCATGGGTCCGTATTCGCGATAAAAAAACGGGGAAAGAAACTGTATATCAATCCACGGAGAACAAAATTTCAGAAGCTGAGTTGAAAAACCATGAAACGCGCCGCATGGATTGTATAGATTGCCACAATCGTCCAAGCCATAAATACAACCATCCGGCTAATCAGGTCAATCAATATATGCAGCTCGGTTGGATTGATCCGTCATTGCCGTATGCCAAAAACATTTCTATCAAAGCGTTGGAGATACCTTATACATCTACATCCCGAGCGATGGACAGCATCGCGATTGTGATACGGGATTTTTACAGTCAAAATTATCCTGATATTTCTAAACATCAATCCGCTAAGGTGGATAAAGCGATACAGGAAACGCAAAAAATATACAGTCGTAATTATTTTCCTGAAATGCGTGCTGACTGGCGTGGTTATCCGGATAATATAGGACATATGTATGCCGCAGGATGTTTCCGTTGTCATGACGGCAAACACAAAAGCGATGATGGTAAAGTGATTTCACGGGATTGTAATGTTTGCCACACGTTGCTTGCGCAGAAGTTTGAAAATGACAAACAAGAGGTTTCAATGCAGGGTTTGAATTACCGCCATCCGGTTAATGTGGATAAAGCGTGGCAGGAAATGAGTTGTTACGATTGTCATAACGACAAGAAATAA
- a CDS encoding cytochrome b/b6 domain-containing protein gives MVFSRRILNTILTVIFLFAGFSLKAQSNDDCMECHSDESLSKKKAGKKISLFVDEKIRGKSAHAKVNCIACHTGFDPEEIPHKEKITPVNCVSCHNKELTKHAFHPNIMATKGTGWSDDANCKTCHGTHDVASTKVPGNIFHKDNLVNGCGSCHKDVKEDFIHSAHAEAQKRGDKNAPTCIQCHSSNITHIAAGMDSLQLKVAQAKVCMSCHVDNQEVSSKTLLGAQFVRSFEKSVHGQALKNGKAEAANCVDCHGSHTMNKAIVDNSPVNKMHIPETCAKCHKDIANDYNSSIHGNMLHKGSKDAPGCTDCHGEHDILKHDDPKSPVSSRNVSQQVCGTCHASVKLSKKYGIASDRFQTFSDSYHGLSVRGGALEVVNCASCHGAHNIKQAKDSTSTISKANLVKTCGKCHPGAGDRFTIGSVHSSEEKKADDPLLWYVATIYLILIFVVVGGMALHNIIDIHRKVRRKLAIQRGELHEEEHHGRGLYVRMTASERLQHGTMALSFIMLVITGFMLRYPDAWWVVGIRSLSEYAFEARSILHRVAGIAMVVVSLYHLWYIIFTVRGRQLVKDLWFCKKDWADAVGILKYNLGISKDKPRLGRFSYVEKSEYWALVWGTIVMALTGTILWFEVQSIDMITKLGWDVSRIIHFYEAILATLAIIVWHFYFVIFNPDVYPMSLAWLTGKISEKEMAHEHPLELEAIKKSEEANRPQDEVIRVEQENVPDTKTDAPANDNNTNNTKN, from the coding sequence ATGGTTTTCTCACGCCGTATTTTAAACACCATTCTTACCGTGATTTTTTTATTCGCTGGCTTTTCGCTCAAGGCTCAGTCCAACGATGATTGTATGGAATGCCACTCCGACGAGTCGCTCAGCAAAAAAAAGGCGGGTAAAAAGATTTCGCTTTTTGTGGATGAAAAAATCCGAGGTAAATCGGCACACGCTAAAGTCAACTGTATCGCGTGCCATACCGGATTTGATCCGGAAGAAATTCCGCACAAAGAAAAAATCACGCCGGTGAATTGTGTTTCCTGCCATAATAAAGAATTAACCAAACATGCATTTCACCCCAATATCATGGCAACCAAAGGTACAGGGTGGAGCGATGATGCCAACTGTAAAACATGTCACGGCACACACGACGTGGCTTCGACAAAAGTACCGGGAAATATTTTTCATAAAGATAATCTGGTCAATGGTTGCGGTTCGTGCCACAAGGATGTAAAAGAAGATTTTATTCATTCCGCTCATGCCGAAGCGCAAAAGCGTGGCGATAAAAATGCGCCGACTTGTATCCAATGTCACTCCAGCAATATTACGCACATCGCAGCGGGCATGGATTCGCTACAACTCAAAGTGGCGCAAGCCAAGGTATGTATGAGTTGTCACGTGGATAATCAGGAAGTTTCATCGAAAACATTGCTCGGTGCGCAGTTTGTTCGCAGTTTTGAAAAAAGCGTACACGGTCAGGCTTTAAAAAATGGAAAAGCGGAGGCGGCCAACTGTGTAGATTGCCACGGCAGTCACACGATGAATAAGGCCATCGTAGATAATTCGCCCGTCAACAAAATGCATATTCCCGAAACATGCGCGAAATGTCATAAAGATATTGCCAATGACTATAATAGCAGTATTCATGGAAATATGTTGCACAAAGGCAGTAAGGATGCGCCGGGTTGTACGGACTGTCACGGTGAACACGATATTTTAAAACACGATGATCCTAAGTCGCCGGTATCGTCTCGCAATGTTTCGCAGCAAGTGTGCGGTACCTGCCATGCATCGGTAAAGCTATCGAAAAAATATGGTATCGCTTCGGATCGTTTTCAAACATTCTCCGATAGTTATCACGGTCTATCGGTACGCGGCGGGGCATTGGAAGTCGTCAACTGCGCAAGTTGTCACGGTGCACATAATATCAAACAAGCTAAAGATTCGACTTCCACGATTTCAAAAGCCAATTTAGTCAAAACGTGCGGCAAGTGTCACCCGGGTGCCGGCGATCGTTTTACAATCGGGTCGGTGCACTCTTCCGAAGAAAAGAAAGCGGATGATCCGTTACTTTGGTATGTGGCTACGATTTATCTGATTTTAATTTTCGTGGTTGTCGGCGGTATGGCTCTGCACAATATCATAGATATCCATCGTAAAGTGCGTCGTAAGCTGGCCATTCAACGCGGAGAACTGCATGAAGAAGAACATCATGGTCGGGGTCTGTATGTTCGCATGACGGCTTCTGAGCGACTTCAGCACGGCACGATGGCTTTGAGTTTCATAATGCTTGTGATTACCGGCTTTATGCTGCGGTATCCCGATGCATGGTGGGTAGTTGGCATCCGTAGCCTTAGCGAATATGCCTTTGAGGCACGCAGTATATTGCACCGCGTTGCAGGTATCGCGATGGTTGTCGTAAGTTTGTACCATCTCTGGTATATCATTTTTACGGTGCGCGGACGCCAGTTGGTCAAAGATCTGTGGTTCTGTAAAAAAGATTGGGCTGATGCTGTCGGTATTCTCAAATATAATCTTGGTATAAGTAAAGACAAACCACGCTTGGGTCGCTTCAGTTATGTCGAAAAGAGCGAATATTGGGCTTTGGTGTGGGGGACGATCGTGATGGCCTTGACCGGTACAATTCTTTGGTTTGAAGTGCAGTCCATTGACATGATCACCAAGTTGGGCTGGGATGTGTCACGTATCATTCACTTCTATGAAGCGATTTTGGCTACACTGGCGATCATCGTATGGCACTTTTACTTTGTCATTTTCAATCCTGACGTATATCCGATGAGTTTAGCTTGGTTAACGGGTAAAATCTCTGAAAAAGAAATGGCTCATGAACATCCGTTGGAACTTGAAGCTATCAAAAAATCAGAAGAAGCTAACCGTCCTCAGGATGAAGTCATTCGCGTTGAGCAGGAAAATGTACCTGATACTAAAACCGACGCTCCGGCCAATGATAATAACACCAATAATACTAAAAACTGA
- a CDS encoding cytochrome c translates to MKKLIFIAAFGLLVMFVNVAQINAQEAKPADGKAIFEANKCMSCHAVKNIGIEAKKAEGEEAEENKAPDLSGVGLEKDAEFIAKYLQKLEAINGKKHMKKFKGTEDELKTLAAWLVEQKTKQ, encoded by the coding sequence ATGAAAAAACTCATATTTATCGCCGCTTTTGGTTTATTAGTAATGTTTGTAAATGTAGCGCAAATCAATGCACAAGAGGCCAAACCTGCGGACGGAAAGGCTATTTTTGAAGCCAATAAATGTATGTCGTGCCATGCGGTCAAAAACATAGGTATCGAAGCTAAAAAAGCCGAAGGCGAAGAAGCGGAGGAAAACAAAGCTCCTGATCTTTCCGGCGTCGGTCTTGAAAAAGATGCTGAGTTTATTGCCAAGTATCTTCAAAAACTTGAAGCCATCAACGGCAAAAAACACATGAAAAAGTTCAAAGGTACGGAAGACGAACTGAAGACATTAGCCGCGTGGTTGGTCGAACAGAAAACGAAACAATAA